A genomic region of Fervidobacterium gondwanense DSM 13020 contains the following coding sequences:
- a CDS encoding DUF2225 domain-containing protein, whose protein sequence is MDQTQVPQLWDKKYTCPACGSIVTTKKVITDRVRVKNYDPDMKPNYEGINPMLYSVVTCENCHYSALESDFENNISPIYMEEIRKIQNELKVPKDVQFSKERDHRTAILSCALGTLFYKAKKQICRVAELYLRIGWLYRELSDSENELKALAKALASFEECFMHSYIDTEKEPMILFYLGELSARFGKMEEARKWFSMLVTKYKNSNSFYVKAGRDRWQEIKG, encoded by the coding sequence ATGGATCAGACACAGGTACCTCAGCTGTGGGATAAGAAGTACACCTGCCCAGCTTGTGGAAGTATCGTGACAACCAAAAAAGTAATAACTGACAGAGTCAGGGTAAAAAATTATGATCCTGATATGAAGCCGAATTACGAAGGAATTAATCCAATGCTGTACTCAGTAGTAACTTGCGAAAATTGTCATTATTCTGCACTTGAATCGGACTTTGAAAACAACATCTCGCCAATTTACATGGAAGAGATCAGGAAGATACAAAACGAATTGAAAGTTCCAAAGGATGTACAATTTTCAAAAGAACGTGATCACAGAACCGCGATACTTTCATGTGCGCTCGGCACGCTTTTTTACAAAGCCAAGAAGCAGATCTGCAGAGTTGCAGAACTGTATTTGAGAATAGGCTGGCTCTACAGAGAACTTTCCGATTCCGAAAACGAACTAAAAGCTCTTGCAAAAGCATTGGCGAGTTTCGAAGAATGCTTCATGCACTCGTACATAGATACAGAGAAAGAACCCATGATACTCTTTTATCTTGGAGAGCTTTCAGCGAGGTTCGGAAAGATGGAGGAAGCTCGAAAATGGTTTTCAATGTTGGTTACTAAATACAAAAACTCGAATTCTTTCTATGTCAAGGCAGGGAGAGATAGATGGCAAGAAATAAAAGGATAG
- the ftsY gene encoding signal recognition particle-docking protein FtsY: MGFFDKLKEGLKKSRDTFFNKIGQILKIKKFDKETREEIEELLILADVGVEATEYILERLEEMKPEDAFRALKEILVEILSKDNNLNIPQTKPFVISMVGVNGSGKTTTCGKLAHIFKSEGKQVVVGACDTFRAAAIDQLKVWADRSGATFIAHMEGADAGAVAYDAVNHAISKGKDVVILDTAGRLHNKKHLMDELQKVNRVVQKLVPDAPHEVLLVMDAVTGQNGLQQAKIFKEVVNVTGIVLTKLDGTAKGGIAIAIAKELGIPIKFIGVGEGIEDLKPFDPRDFVEALMSGDESDGSDTGTSAVG; this comes from the coding sequence ATGGGATTTTTTGATAAGCTGAAAGAAGGATTAAAGAAGAGTAGAGATACGTTTTTTAATAAAATAGGACAGATTTTGAAGATCAAAAAGTTTGACAAGGAAACTCGCGAGGAAATAGAAGAGTTATTGATATTAGCAGATGTAGGTGTTGAGGCGACGGAGTATATACTGGAAAGACTTGAAGAAATGAAGCCTGAGGATGCATTCAGAGCACTTAAAGAAATACTCGTTGAGATACTTTCAAAGGACAATAACCTTAACATACCGCAGACTAAACCTTTCGTCATAAGTATGGTTGGAGTGAACGGTTCGGGTAAGACGACGACATGTGGTAAGTTGGCGCATATATTCAAAAGCGAAGGTAAGCAAGTGGTAGTCGGGGCTTGTGATACATTCAGAGCAGCGGCTATTGATCAACTCAAAGTTTGGGCAGATAGAAGTGGTGCGACTTTCATTGCACACATGGAAGGTGCAGACGCAGGTGCTGTCGCGTACGATGCTGTGAATCACGCAATTAGTAAAGGAAAAGATGTTGTGATCTTAGACACGGCTGGAAGATTGCATAATAAGAAGCATCTTATGGACGAACTCCAAAAGGTCAACAGAGTTGTTCAAAAATTGGTGCCAGATGCTCCACACGAAGTTCTATTGGTGATGGATGCGGTAACCGGACAAAATGGACTTCAGCAAGCAAAGATTTTCAAAGAGGTTGTAAACGTGACAGGCATAGTTCTTACAAAACTCGATGGAACAGCAAAGGGTGGTATAGCTATTGCGATAGCTAAAGAACTCGGTATACCGATAAAGTTTATTGGCGTAGGAGAAGGTATTGAAGATTTGAAACCTTTTGACCCCAGAGACTTTGTCGAAGCTCTCATGTCAGGAGATGAAAGCGATGGATCAGACACAGGTACCTCAGCTGTGGGATAA
- a CDS encoding class I SAM-dependent methyltransferase: MEQAHKGINHVMENGVSIVITTSHNASKETVELAKELSAKFNVPYYNRRHISERLKDGTLKMYYVVDSNKNLSVVIDGQKLFFHPGISKIRMENYKREGRDFLLEALRPESTDIVYDGTFGLGMDAVFIANFVSQVVGTEVSEHIYRVVSYGIANYKSKEEWINRALKRIVLFNEDMKEFVKKQPDRSYDIVYCDPMFENPVFESSALNPIRPLASYDTIDGTTVNELIRIAKKRVVIKTLAKDGLLERLNKEGINFDRVIVSKKNGLIFACIDLV, translated from the coding sequence ATGGAACAAGCACACAAGGGAATTAATCACGTAATGGAAAACGGCGTTAGTATTGTAATCACGACTTCACACAACGCCTCTAAGGAAACTGTTGAGCTTGCTAAAGAGTTGTCCGCAAAGTTTAATGTTCCGTATTACAACAGACGTCATATATCCGAGAGACTGAAAGATGGTACGCTAAAGATGTATTACGTAGTAGACAGCAATAAGAACCTGAGTGTTGTTATAGATGGCCAAAAGTTGTTCTTTCATCCAGGGATTTCGAAAATAAGGATGGAAAATTATAAAAGGGAAGGACGAGATTTTCTCCTCGAAGCCTTAAGACCAGAGAGTACAGATATAGTCTACGACGGTACATTCGGGCTCGGAATGGATGCTGTGTTTATAGCCAATTTCGTGAGTCAGGTCGTCGGTACGGAAGTATCTGAACATATATACCGTGTCGTTTCTTACGGAATTGCAAATTACAAATCAAAAGAAGAGTGGATCAACAGAGCGTTGAAAAGGATTGTCTTATTTAATGAAGACATGAAAGAGTTTGTAAAAAAGCAACCTGATAGAAGTTACGATATAGTCTATTGCGATCCTATGTTCGAAAATCCCGTTTTTGAGAGCTCCGCACTCAATCCCATACGTCCTTTGGCAAGTTACGATACAATAGATGGAACGACAGTGAACGAATTGATAAGGATAGCTAAGAAAAGAGTCGTGATAAAAACGCTTGCAAAGGATGGGTTACTGGAGCGATTAAATAAAGAGGGAATTAATTTTGACAGAGTCATAGTGAGCAAGAAGAATGGTTTAATCTTTGCTTGTATAGATTTAGTTTAG